The segment GCGTTGTACTTGCTCTATGCTTTCCCGACCTTCGCGGCGGCGGTCCTTCTCCAGCATCTGTTCGCGGTCGGCCTGAAGATCCTGCCGCTGCAGGGGCTGACCAGCCTTTCCGATGCAGCCCCCCTGGCGCCGCGTGCCCTCGATCTCGCAAAACACCTCCTCCTGCCGGTGGTCTGCCTGAGCTACGGCACGCTCGCCTATCTGACCCGCTTCACGCGCTGGAATCTATCCGAGGCGATGGCGGGGCCTTTCGTTGCGGCGGCCCGGGCGCGCGGCCTTTCCGAGGGAACCCTCTCCCGCCGCCACGCGCTGCGCGTCGCGCTCCCGCCGCTCCTGGCGCTGCTCGGCGCCCTGGTCCCCGCGCTCCTCGCGGGAAGCGTGCTGGTGGAGACGGTTTTCAGCATTCCAGGAATCGGCCGGCTTTACTTCGCCGCCCTGGCGAACCGCGACTATCCGGTGGTGCTCTCTCTGGCGGCCCTCGCTTCCCTGCTCACGCTGTGCGGATCGCTCGCTGCGGAGATCCTCTGCCTGTTCGCCGATCCGCGGCTGCGGGATACGGCTCAAGATGCGCCGTCCAAGTAGCCTGCGCGCGGGCGGCGTTCTGGCCGGATCCGCCCTGGCCCTCGCGCTCCTGGCGCCGCTCCTGGCGAGCGAGGCTCCCTACCTGGCGCGAGTCGACGGCAGGCTCTGCGCTCCGATCCTTGAGCGCTCCTCGCTCTTTCGATGGGCCGGTTGTGGCGCCGGGACGCCTCGGGATTGGCGGGACCTGCGTCGCAGGCAAACGGGCGGTATCGTCCTGGACGCGCCTATCCCCTTCTCACCGGAGGCGGCTGATCTGGAGACGATCCTCCAGCCTCCGGGGCGCGTCCACTATCTCGGCACCGACTCCCTGGGGCGCGACGTTGCTGCCCGGGTCCTGCTTGGGTTCCCGGTGGCGCTCCTGATCGCGGGGCTGGCGACCTTGCTTTCCCTGGGAGTCGGGACGCTGCTCGGATCGATGGCCGGCGCCTCCGGCGGCTGGCTCGATCTGGCGATCCAGCGGCTGGTCGATCTGATGTCTTGCTTCCCGACGCTGATCCTGGCGATGGCACTCGCCGCCGCGGCGCGGCG is part of the Candidatus Polarisedimenticolia bacterium genome and harbors:
- a CDS encoding ABC transporter permease, whose amino-acid sequence is MRRPSSLRAGGVLAGSALALALLAPLLASEAPYLARVDGRLCAPILERSSLFRWAGCGAGTPRDWRDLRRRQTGGIVLDAPIPFSPEAADLETILQPPGRVHYLGTDSLGRDVAARVLLGFPVALLIAGLATLLSLGVGTLLGSMAGASGGWLDLAIQRLVDLMSCFPTLILAMALAAAARRPGLASLVLAIGLTRWTGIARLLRAEVVRQQVQAYCDAAKAVGVSRVRLLVRHLLPNALAPVLVTAAFSLSQALLLEAGLSFLGVGVAPGTASWGGILAEAQRLVTPAWWMVLFPSAALFLTVLGCNLTAEGMREWFDPRAPRPATEASALLRDAILPRLLGPVKGRVGERQ
- a CDS encoding ABC transporter permease, which codes for MTGYLIRRVASTLPTILGITLITFFLVELLPGRDYALAGATPEGATISPVALAQLRERYHLDEPMPARYLAWALGFFRWDFGTSMLDGRPVREIVAAAAWRTGLLNGLALLLALAVSLPLGMRWARAGGAGEERLGSVALYLLYAFPTFAAAVLLQHLFAVGLKILPLQGLTSLSDAAPLAPRALDLAKHLLLPVVCLSYGTLAYLTRFTRWNLSEAMAGPFVAAARARGLSEGTLSRRHALRVALPPLLALLGALVPALLAGSVLVETVFSIPGIGRLYFAALANRDYPVVLSLAALASLLTLCGSLAAEILCLFADPRLRDTAQDAPSK